Part of the Paenibacillus sp. JNUCC32 genome is shown below.
TCATCGTATCGTTGTTTGCGGCGTTTCCGGTCGCACGCGGTTACGTGATGTGGAGCGGCTTTATCTACATGTTCTTTTTGCTGTCCCAGTTCCTTCCGAACCCGATGGTTGCGCAGTATAAATTGATGCTGTCCTTCAAGGAAAGCGTTTCGTTCTTCGGGTATGATACCAAGCTCGGCTATATCCTGCTGAAAACGACGGGGACGGGCGTGGTGTTCATGATGTTCGTCGGTTACATCAAGTCGATCAGCCGCGATTTGGATGAGGCGGCAGGCATGGATGGATCCGGCTATATCCGTTACTTGTTCCAGATCATTCTGCCGCTGATGAAGCCGGTGATCGCAACGGGCGTCATTCTGACAGCGATCGGAATCTGGAACGATTTTGTCGGGCCGATCATGTACCTGCCGAGTCCGTCCAACTATCCCATTACGTTCGGCCTGAAAGAATTCAGAGGGCAGTACGGGAATAACTGGCCGCTGCTTGCATGCGGAATTACGATCGTTGCCGCACCATTGATCATTCTGTATACGTTCATACAGAAGTATCTGGTGGACGGTGCCCTGGCGGGAGCCGTCAAATCCTAAGGCATAGAGGGGAAGAAAAAGCGATATGAAATCAACGGGATGGAAGTTCGAGGGGGATCAGGGCGTCTTTACGCTGCGTCATCCTGAACTACATAACTATTTATATTTTCCTTTGGTCAACGAGGCGGGCATGATGTCGGCCATCACGCCGAATCTTCACGGCGAAATGACCAGCAGCCACAATACGTTTTTGATGTCGCCGGTATCGGTGGAGGATCTTCATAATTCCAAGTCCGCGCGCAACTTTTGGGTGCACATCGACGGGCAGGGCGCATGGTCCGTATCCGGAAACTCCGCCAAGCAGAATGCGAACCGGTTCATGCATCAGGAAGAAGAGGGTCAATTGGAAGCCGGGTTCCTATGGCACAAGCTGAAGCGGATGAACGGGGAGGCCGGGCTGCAAACGGAAGTTACCAGCTTCGTGCCGGTGACGGATGACCAGATCGAGTTAATGAAAGTAACGCTGACCAATGTAGGCCAGCAAACGCTAAAACTGACCCCTACCGCGGCTGTTCCGCTGTATGGACGTTCGGCGGATGATCTGCGGGACCATCGTCATGTGACATCCCTGCTGCATCGGATTTATGTCCATCGGGAAGGGGTTGAAGTGCAGCCCGTGCTCTCGTTTGACGAGCGGGGTCACCGTATCAATCGCGTATCCTACAGCGTGCTGGGTGCGGAGGGGGACGGCTCAGCCCCAGTCGGTTATTTCCCGGTGCTCGAGGAATACATCGGGGAGGGCGGAGCACTCGATTGGCCTGAGGCCGTAATTGCCAATAAGCCGGCATACGCGCAGGCTGGAGACTCCATGGAAGGGTACGAGGCCCTTGGAGGTCTGCGGTTCGCGGAGGCGGAGCTGCGGCCCGGTGAATCCAAAGCCTATGTCATGGCAATGGTCATAGCGAAGGATCGCGCAGACATCGAAAGGCTGTCCGAAACGTATTTATCGGAGAAGCGGTTTGATGAGCTGCTTGCGCAGAACGAAGCCTATTGGAATGAGAAACTGAATACGGTATTCTTCCAGACCGGTGATCCGCAGCAGGATCTATGGATGAAATGGGTTACCCTGCAGCCGATCCTGCGCCGTTTATACGGGAATTCCTTTCTTCCTTATCATGATTACGGCCGAGGTGGCCGCGGATGGCGCGACCTGTGGCAGGATTGCCTGGCCTTGATGATTATGGAGCCTGCCGAGGTTCGGTATCTGCTGCTCAATAACTATGCGGGCGTCCGGATTGACGGAAGCAATGCTACGATCATCGGCACGAAGCCGGGCGAATTCGTTGCTGATCGGAACAACATTCCGCGCGTATGGATGGATCACGGCGCTTGGCCTTTCATGACCACGCTGCTTTACATCGATCAGAGCGGGGATATGGATTTTCTGAAGCAGCCGCAGACCTATTTCCGCGACGTATTCGTAAAACGCTGCCAGGAGAAGGACGCCGGATGGCTGCCTGAGCACGGGAATCGACTCTTGACCGTCAGCGGCGAGGTATACGAAGGTACGGTCCTGGAGCATATGCTGCTTCAAAATCTGGTGCCGTTCTTTAACGTCGGCGAACACAACAACATCAAACTCGAGGGAGCCGACTGGAACGACGGTCTGGACCTTGCTCCGGGCAGAGGGGAGAGCGTGGCCTTCACGGCGTTTTATGCCAGCAATTTGATGCAGCTTGGCGATCTGCTGCTGGCGTGGCAGGATACGGAAGGCGTCGAGCATGTGGAAATAGCGGAGGAAATGGCGGTGCTTCTCGATTCGGTGACGGCTCCCGTCTCGTACGAGGATGTGCAGGGCAAGCTGAATTTGCTGGATAGCTATTATGAGGCCGTCAAGGCGTCCGTGACCGGGAACAAACGGAAATTCAGCATTGCGGACGTTGTGCAGGATTTGAAGCTGAAGGCGGATTGGCTCATTCAGCATTTGCGCTGCAACGAATGGATCACGAGCCAAGAAGGGTACTCCTGGTTTAACGGGTATTACAATAATGACGGCGCCCGCGTGGAAGGCGATCATCCCCTGGGCGTGCGCATGACGCTAACAGGCCAGGTCTTTGCCGTCATGGGCGGAATTGCGGACGATGAACAGGTAGGGCACATCACGAAATCGGTTGACCGTTACTTAAAAGACCCTAGCATCGGTTACCGCCTCAATTCGAACTTTGGCGAGATCCAACAAAACCTCGGGCGGGCATTCGGCTTCGCGTTCGGACATAAAGAGAATGGGGCCATGTTTAGCCATATGAGCGTCATGTACGCCAATGCGCTTTATAAGAGAGGTTTTGTCCAAGAGGGCCACGAGGTATTGCGTTCGATTTATGATCTGAGCCAGGATTTTGAACGCAGCCGCATGTATCCGGGCATTCCCGAGTACATTAACGAGAAGGGAAG
Proteins encoded:
- a CDS encoding carbohydrate ABC transporter permease; translation: MRNSKTTQILSYAVIGLLLILYVVPLLLVFNVSLKSFNEYLLNPIGIVKNIEWGNYSQAWSEGNFAGYFANSLIYTVTATVLTIIVSLFAAFPVARGYVMWSGFIYMFFLLSQFLPNPMVAQYKLMLSFKESVSFFGYDTKLGYILLKTTGTGVVFMMFVGYIKSISRDLDEAAGMDGSGYIRYLFQIILPLMKPVIATGVILTAIGIWNDFVGPIMYLPSPSNYPITFGLKEFRGQYGNNWPLLACGITIVAAPLIILYTFIQKYLVDGALAGAVKS
- a CDS encoding GH36-type glycosyl hydrolase domain-containing protein — translated: MKSTGWKFEGDQGVFTLRHPELHNYLYFPLVNEAGMMSAITPNLHGEMTSSHNTFLMSPVSVEDLHNSKSARNFWVHIDGQGAWSVSGNSAKQNANRFMHQEEEGQLEAGFLWHKLKRMNGEAGLQTEVTSFVPVTDDQIELMKVTLTNVGQQTLKLTPTAAVPLYGRSADDLRDHRHVTSLLHRIYVHREGVEVQPVLSFDERGHRINRVSYSVLGAEGDGSAPVGYFPVLEEYIGEGGALDWPEAVIANKPAYAQAGDSMEGYEALGGLRFAEAELRPGESKAYVMAMVIAKDRADIERLSETYLSEKRFDELLAQNEAYWNEKLNTVFFQTGDPQQDLWMKWVTLQPILRRLYGNSFLPYHDYGRGGRGWRDLWQDCLALMIMEPAEVRYLLLNNYAGVRIDGSNATIIGTKPGEFVADRNNIPRVWMDHGAWPFMTTLLYIDQSGDMDFLKQPQTYFRDVFVKRCQEKDAGWLPEHGNRLLTVSGEVYEGTVLEHMLLQNLVPFFNVGEHNNIKLEGADWNDGLDLAPGRGESVAFTAFYASNLMQLGDLLLAWQDTEGVEHVEIAEEMAVLLDSVTAPVSYEDVQGKLNLLDSYYEAVKASVTGNKRKFSIADVVQDLKLKADWLIQHLRCNEWITSQEGYSWFNGYYNNDGARVEGDHPLGVRMTLTGQVFAVMGGIADDEQVGHITKSVDRYLKDPSIGYRLNSNFGEIQQNLGRAFGFAFGHKENGAMFSHMSVMYANALYKRGFVQEGHEVLRSIYDLSQDFERSRMYPGIPEYINEKGRGMYPYLTGSASWLLLTMLTEVFGVKGNRGHLRLEPKLRSAQFDAGGHATVTTGFAGKQLQIVYGNPNRLDYGSYAIQSVTLNGEKIQLRSQDPGAVDLDRSMLSSLSGSERALIHVKLA